The Nicotiana tomentosiformis chromosome 2, ASM39032v3, whole genome shotgun sequence genome includes the window AAAAGACAAGGGAGTGATGCACATAAAATTGCTGCTTTTTCTTAACTGTCTGTACATATTTTTGTAGTAGTCAGATTACAGTTCTATCACATTCAGATATAGCTTCAATGAATTTTGGAAAGTGAAATTAGGGAACATCAAAAGTACTAAGTTTTCAGATGTAGGaagtatttttatatttacaaCTGTATATCTATCTTTAGACTGTAATTCCTTAAAGATTCTCCTTAACcattaaaaaattattataaatacaaataaatggactaatatttttaataattacttTTCCTTCACCAAATGTATGTGCACTGAGTACTTGTCTGAAGTGTTGAAGCCAGATAAAGCTACTGAAGAAAATggatatattaaaaaaaaaatataagacAATGATAAAGTTGTGATGTACTTGTAGATTGTTGACAAACTATCGGGTGCTTCAATTTTTGTCCATGATCTAACTAGATTACAAAAGTAACCAAATTGTGCCTTCCTAGTTTTTTTCTAATCAACAAGAAGATGGTGCACTACTGCATAATGGAACAATATCAAACAAAATATTTAAGTGAAAAAGATAGAATCCAAAGCTCTACAAATAGTGAATACTCACCTTTTAACATGGAATAATTGACAAGCATTTCCCTACTCTCTGAAGTATTTGAAATAAGAGTCGGATAAGATAAGCCTTTTTCAAGAGAATAATTTTACACTTATTGAAAACCTGAGAAAAGAAGTAAGgaaaaaaattacttttcttCTCAGTTTGATACTTTTAAAAATCATCTCAAGTTGTTGGAACTTAAAATATCAAAAACTTGTCTATATATTTGTTTATTTTATGCTTTTCAAACTGAGAAAGTGGTTTAACTGAAAGTGAATGGTAAATAATTTTGTCTATTCTGTATTCTTATTGTTTGCGTTGTTATTATGTTGCTGCCGATATGCTATTGCGACTCTTCTCTTATGTCCCAAGAATATATCTCCAGGAGTAGTGTTAGAATTGTTGTTCATGGACACTATCATGGTAGAATATCATAAACACCCTCTTAGGTCTTACCCTGCTATTTTTTATCTATGATGTATAAGAAAAACTTCTAAGTCTTTGCACACTCTAGATTTGAGAAACATTCAACAATTTTATAGCACCTTCTCTGGTGCACCTCATGAAAATAAGATTAATTAGATGGCCATCTACAATTAAATgaatactttatatatatatatatatatatatatatatatatatatatatataattctctACTTATTAGAGAAGTCTATTTCTTCATCTACTTCTTTAGTTACAGAAGTCTATTTCTCTGTTGTTCATTTCTTTCATTACAGAACAAATGTGACTGCTCTATTAAGATTTGCTACTTGGAGACTTTGATATTCTATGTGATaactaataattataatttttttcagAATACATTTACAGAGATTATTAAGGAGAAGTTAGGTGAAACTTCAACATCAAGGAATGAAGAAAGTTTTGAAATAGATGATGCAGACATGGAAAGAAACATGGCAACAAATGAAGATGAGGAAGGAGAAAAAACTAGCAAAGAGAATGTTGTGGATATATTGAAAACTATACCAGATGAACAACTACTGAAAACTTGGATTGAAACAGTTGGAGGAGCAAAAAAAGGAAGAGTATATGGACTTGGTCCAAAAACTTGTCTTCTGGCAGATTCAGTGAAGGCTAATTGTGCATCCTCTAGTGCTCCTAATCCTCCAAATATTCCTACCCAACAAGTTTTTGAAACACCCGAATTTCAGCAATTTCTTGATCGTGCATTGGAGCAACGGATGGAGAATATGCAGGCAGATATGCAAGCGGGTATTTGGGAAGATATGCGAGAAGAAGTAAAAGTTGCGGCTCGTGCTGTCGTGCGTGAGATGCTTGGTTTAACTCAACTACCACCCAATGGCTTTGGTTCTTCCCCAAACATATCTTAGAATAGTAGAGTTTATGTTATTAATTAGTTAACCTAAGACATGTTTTATTTACCAATAGGCATACACTTTGTCATTCTAGAACTAATGATACTCTGATtatgtttatgtgaaaaattattggatttaattatttattttgtcTTATGTCGAATTATGTAGGAAATTGTATTTGTATTTCATCATATGCAATCTAGGAAGTATTCCTAGTGAGATTTAGCCTGGAAATATCCCAAGCAAATACAAATATAGGCTAGAATATTTATCAAATTAGCTACAGAATGATCTTGACAAAAATTCCTAGGTATTTTTAGCTAGTAATTTAGCTTGGAAACATTCCAAGCAAAACGTTGAAAATGCTAGAATACTTGTAAGTTTAGCTAGGGATATACCTAGCTAGTTTTAATAAAATCAGCGCTAAACAAAAAAACTTTGCTTGAAATTTAGCTAGTCTAGTCGTAGCAAATATTAGCAAGGGATAAGTTCCTAGCTAATAGCCTAGTTATGTTTCAATAAGTCAACATTGACCAAACAAATTTTGCTTGGAATATAGCTACCACATATCCTAGCAAATATTTTGCAAGGGATTTGTGCCAAGCAAATATCCGTAGCTAATTTAGCTACGGATAACACATCTTCCTAGCAAAAATTTTAGCTAAGAGCCTATTAGCTACGGAATTAGCTAAGGTCATTTTTCTAGCTAAAGCGATATTAGCTAGGGATCTTGCTAAGTCAGCTAGAATTTTGGCTACTAGCTAAATGTGTGTTCTCTTGTAGTGTGGGCCCTCACGAGTTTAAAATGcgtcactagggtctaaggcttgttaacttatatactcAGTATCCCTCTTGTGTTTTGTCGATGTGGGACTCTCTTCAAGAATttaaattcttttaaaaattcacacaaacccaaaatagactaatgtgctgctttactttttcactcaaaaacaacgttgaaatttgtgCTACATaactaattaaaaagaaaatactctttttttgtttgaaaaagaaattactctttctacaacatgaaaaattattcattttgttaaaatgaatgaaaattctttttctacattatgaaaaaaatatattcattttgttgaaatgaaagaaaatattttttctatatcatgaacaGAAAGTACTTTTTTGTAAGGATAGGGCAGGGTTGGGGGAGGGTGGGGTGGGATAGGTGTGGGGGGTTGGTGGAGATGGGGAatagggtggggaaggttgaagaagagttttggaaaatattttctcttctcttgatagggaaaacattttcctccaattggagaaaaatgagttcacgagcaaaatatttttcaaaacatttaagccaaccaaatatgaaaaaatagaaaacattttccaaaaaatatttttcttcgtaccaaacacacccttagacTTAAGTTATGACTTGTGAGTCACCTTATCATGGTCCTCGTAGGATTTTTGTGCGATCAGCTTATGACTTATCTTTGGTTGGTTGAAAGAGTTTATGATAAAATGTCGTTTTACATCTCTTGGTCTATCATATACTCCATTAAGTTTGACATGTTTACAAATAATTAGATCCTAACTTGGACTTTATTTTTTGGAGCAAGTTTTTTTATTTGAACAATACTACTATGTTATCCTATTAAGAGGAATATTAATTTCGATACAATTTCGCTCGGGATAGAATAACTAAAAGGGTAGAAGgaaatatatatcaaaatatcatGGCATATGAGATAAACGAAGTAATATATTTATAACTCATAACATGAAATTGTCAAGATTATAAATAACATCTTACTGACTTGATTTAATTGTTGATACCTTTGCAGGTtcaaatgacatttcaatttaagTATTAAGCCACTAAAGTAGAATCATGCTCATGACATAATGTAACTTCAATTGCCTCAGTGGTAAATTTGTAATATGTTCTATTGCAATCCTGTAATGATTAATAGGGGTTCGTGTGCAACGCACGTATCTAGAGActaatatatatacacatcaatcAAACACTAATTAAAATCCACAAAATTTTACACAAATATCCCTATATATTTCAATAGCAAACACATAAACCCCTTGTATAATGTATTGAAATAAGATATTCAATAGCAACATTTTTGCATAGGGTCCTCATAAAATTGGGGTTTAGATGCTTGATATTGAAATATAGAGGACTAGAGGTAATATCCATAACTATAAGTAGCAGCTGGCTTAAAAAAAGAGTGAGTTGTACTTCCGTATGAGGTGGGTGTTGTGTGTGACTAATATAACACTAAAATAAATGGGAAAGTAAAAAACATATGGTCTTGATTCTAATGCAATACTCTGCATTTGTAAGTACCTGAAAAGTGAAAACGTTTGATTTCATAATAGTATATATATGTTATGTTTCATTTTCATGCATGATCAATTCTTTCACTTACTTCCATATTCTCTCAAAAGGTTTCAAAGAAAAACAATCTCATATTGCACCAACCAAAAAATGGAGAACAACAATCAAGAAAATGCTGAAAATGGTGCTGCTATTGGATCGGaaggaagaagaggaggaggtgTTGGTGGTCGACGGAGACTCACCGCATTGCGGGGCGTCTCTCCGCCACCTTTTCTGTTGAAGACATTTGAAATGTTGGAAGATCCTGAAACTGATCCCTTCATACATTGGACTTCTAACAAAACCACATTTCTTATTACTGATACTAACAAGTTTGCTATTGAAGTTCTTCCAAAGTACTTCAAACATAGCAATTTATCCAGCTTCATTTACCAGCTCAACAACTATGTGAGTATTCTGCAAATTTAACTTCTCTATTAGTATGTTGTCTCTGTTGTGTTCCTATTTTTTGTTATTATAGCTCAACAACTATGACTGTTACTGCATTTTCCACTTCTGTTTCTGATATGTTTGCTAtgttatttttctcatttttattgtTTTCTTGAAATTTTGGCTTCTCTTCCATCCCCTCCCTCATTTTTTGCTAGCTCAACATCTATGTGGCTTGAATCTCTAAACACTAAACCTTAAGACCCTTTCGTCTTAATTTAACGTTGTAACTAGTATGCATGTGGTGTTTTTGTGAATCCAGTTTTGATTTCTTGAAAGCTGTTGTTCTGTTTCCTGTTTGATTTGAAGTTAAAATATGGACTTTTGATTTGACAAGAAAGAATGAATCTCACTCAGGGTTTCAGGAAGGTCTGTTCTTACAAAAGTGAGTATGCGAATCCATGGTTTCGAGCTGGGAAAAAGCACTGGCTGAAGAACATCAAAAGCAGGATTCAACTTTCCAAAGCCACTAAGCCACAACAAGGTTCACATAGTCCTTGTGTTGATCCAATGAAGGATAATTTGGAAGAGGAGCTGGagaagttgaggaatgataacaTTAGTCTGAAAATAGAACTTCAGAAGTTGAAAGATAGACAAGAAAACATGAGAGCTTTGTTTCCTACTTTGAAAGGATGCAGAAAGGATACAGAAATTAGCAATATTTTGAAGCTATTTCTCGAGAAATCGAAAGTGAGAGGAGATTCTAGCAGCAATGACACAAGAAAGAGGCCACAAACGGTAGAGTCACCAGATCGTGTGGCTAACTTTGTCCAGGATGGGATTGGACAGACATCAAACTCTGCTGGTGGCTCAGTAAGTTCTAATGAACAACAGAAAGAAGAAGCAACTGCTAAAAATGATAAGAATCGCGAGTTCTGGGAAAAACTGCTTGAAGATGATTCAGAGTCTCAAAATGAAGGAGCAGAGAGTGAGCAGGCACTGAATCGATCGAAGGCTAGGGCTGAGATTGAGGAGATGGTGGAAAGCAAGATTGCTATGGAAGGAGAAGCTTTGATTGCAAAAGCTGCTGCTGGTTTAGATGAGGAGATGGAGACTTATCTTCAATTGTGGACCTAGTATATGCTGTTTGCTTCTATATTTCCATAAACAAAAAATATGAATTCTACTACATGTTTACATTGTGATCTACTTATCAAATCAAAATTGTTGCTTTGTCTGCAGGGAGGAGGAGGACAATATTGTTGAACTACAGCTGATGTGAAGGTCTTGTCTCCATATTGACTGATCTTACTTTGTTCCAGGAACTATTTAATGTCTCttctatttacataattttaccTAGAAACTATACTGGATGTAGGAAGTTATGAAAACTTTTTAATGATTTCATATTTGTAATTAATTAGAGTATCAATATCTATGGAGTAGCCTATCTCTAAAACTTTTGTTTAGTCATGACATCTGAAGCTGCTTCCTTTTGATGTTTACACTTTTTTGTTATAGAAACTTTACACTGGAAGCTACACCATGGTTCTCAATTGCAGAACTCATTAAGTCGCGGACAAATAAAACAAATGAAACCAATAAATAAGCTACGTAAGAATGATGGTCATAGGGATCAAACAAGAAAAGGATTGAGGAGGGAGGATTTTTGCTATGTTTCAGCTTGATCATGCTTAGAGATCCTTACCTAGGTcctgaaagaattgaaggaaacaAGGTAGTTGTAGTGTCTGCCACTCTTTTGATAGCTGCAATTGTTCGTGAATTTGGAACACTATAGTCTAACTGAGTTTCAATATCCATTGTCCCCTCTATTACTTTAACCACCATGGACATGGAAGGCCTCAGAGTAAAATCACTTTGTAAGCACCACACAGCAAGCTTCATCATACGGACAACTTCTGATGTATTGCACTGCAGATCATCGTTGTAGTTTCCGATCATATCGATCAGCAGATTGTTTTCAGCCTTTTCCATAAACAGGCTAAGCAAATGTGGATGTTCCAGTGAATGTGAATAGTCCACATTCTTACGCCCACAGAGGATCTCCATCGCAACAACTCCAAAGCTGTAGACATCTGCTTTTTCTGTAATGAACGCGCTAAACCATTCAGGAGCCAAGTATCCGGGAGTTCCCCTAATTCTTGTCACTATCCTGCTCTGATCTTTATCCACCAATTTGGCCAGGCCAAAATCAGATACCTTTGCACAAAACTTGTCATCCAGCAGAATGTTCTGCGGCTTAACATCTAAGTGGACTATTCTTTGCCTGCATTCTTCATGAAGATAAGCCAATCCTTTTGCTATATCATGGATAATGCTCTTTCTTATTTGCCAATTAAAGGTAAACTGTGTAGAGCCTGTGTCAAAAATCCATTTATCCAATGATCCATTACTCATGAAATCATAAACTAATAGCTTGTGCTCTTTCTCAGCACAAACTCCAATTAGTCTAACAAGATTAACATGATGTATGCTTCCTATGGTTTGGACCTCTGCCGAAAATTCTCTTTTCCCTTGTCCAAAACCGTCAAGAACTTTCACGGCTACTTTCTGACCATCTTGAAGAACTCCTTCATAAACTGAGCCAAAGCCTCCCTGACCAAGCTTTTGCTGGAAATTCCCTGTTGCCACCTTCAGCTGTTCATAAGAAAATCTCAAAGTGCCAGATATCTCGTCCGAGTAATCATCATTATTTTCTTGTAATGTTTGCTTTCTCTTGAAAGCAATCAAGATGCTAACACATATTGCTATTAGAAGAAATGCTCCACCAGTTGATCCAGCTATAATTCCAATTCTTCTTGCAGCTAAAGAGTCTGTATCTTTTTCTGTGTCATTTGGAATTTTGATGAATGCAGATGACTCATAGCCACTTCTTTTCTTTGCATCATTGATAAGTGTCAGTACAGGGGAGGGTAAAAAGCAGTCACCCCTCGAAAAGTTTGTGAAATAATGGAAGAGAACTACTTTACAAGAGCAGTTCCTCATGCACAACGCTTGGCAGCTTTCCACATCTGTTCCTCTCAGAGCTGCTGCTTCAATGTCAACATAGTTAAAGTAATAGACGTCCAAAACACGCATCATTTTGTGGGAACGTCGTCCATTGCATTCCACAGGACTTACTTCCACGCATCCATTGCTTTGTCGATCATTACTTTGTTTGAATGGACCAGGACAAGAACAAAATCCATTTGAGCAAAGCTCCAAACTTCCACACGCTGTAGGGTAATCACAAACACCGATGAAATCTGCCAAAATATCGGTTTGCTGATCACTTCCCTCAGCGTATGATCGTAAATGTCCATCATAATCATATCTCAAAAATTTCATCCTAGAAGGTCTTGAGAACACAGCATTTGGCTCATTTGGCTCAGTTGAGGATATGTACAAGGCAAGAGTACCATTCACTGCTTTTACATAACTTTCATTAAAGCTATCCCTTTCTCCAGTAACCAAAAACTTGAAATACATCTGTGGCTTGTTCGATATGTGAAATGCAAACAAGCCTTGATTGGTTACAGAGAGAAAGAAGTTACCTTCAGTCCAATTGGATGAAGAAACTCTAGCAACAAGTCTTTGACCAGCCCTTAATTTCTGGCCAGGAAGCAGTGTATCTGTTGGATGATCAAAAGACTGCCACACAGTCTGATTATGCATGTCATGAAGCACAAGGTTTCCAGTCTCCATCATCTTAATGCCCGAGACGAACTTATTCGCCGTGCTTGTAGACCACACAAGAGTTCCATCTACATCTTTTAACACTAAATCTCCATCTTGCAGCAATTGCAGCGTCCCATTTTCGCGAATTGGATGGTTTCTTTTTGCAAACCAGACTAGTTCAAGGTCAGACCAGCGCCGGATTCCTACTGAGTCCTGACGAAGACGTACAATTCCTATGGAGAATACAAAGGAATCATCTTCTCCGTTTGAAGAAAAACCACAAGCATAAGCCAtgtccttctctatctctttgagCATCAGAATTCGCATGAAAGGTCCAAAAGATTGATTGAATGAGTAATAAGGGTATGTCAAGGGCTTTGTAACATTGACAACTGAAACATTATTGTTAATCCATGTTGTAGGGATTTTTGCCGTGTAATAATCAGGAAATTGAGCTGAAGTAAGGTTCTTAAGGAGCACAATGATCAAAAGCTTCAAGACATGATTGAGAGAGGCTAAAGCCATGACTTTTTTTAGACAAAAAAGCTAAAATGTTTCTTTAACCAAGAATATATTTCAAGAGAAAAGAGTTCTTACATAGATGAATAGTTCATCTCTAAGTTACATCAATGACTTGATCATCCTTGAAGTGAATCCATTGATTCTATTCCCATCCGTTTAACTACGTGTCTGGATAGGATAAAGACGGTTCTGAAGCTGATGTTCTATTTTCCTTTTCTGTGCATAGAGTTTACTCGCCAAAGTTTGAGATTATGTAATGGTAAGGACTGGAAATGTTATTTTCCTACAGTTTCAATGCCAAATGGGCGATTAACTAGTATGCTCTTTGGACAACATTTTGCATGGGAAGAGAAGTACATTTGAAATTTTGAACTAAGTTGAATGTTATCCCTCCCTTTGTCCTTCTTTTCCATGTTTGCAATACTAACATTGGACTTTTCTTATAGCTACACGTTTGGATTTAAACTACCCCTTCTATAGTAAAAAGATCATGATGTTTTAT containing:
- the LOC104110884 gene encoding uncharacterized protein, encoding MSSNNGEGPSLHTGGSVAFAEYRRRHKELTGKDLRNDELFLKTHRTKNDKKWICGKSERMWNTFTEIIKEKLGETSTSRNEESFEIDDADMERNMATNEDEEGEKTSKENVVDILKTIPDEQLLKTWIETVGGAKKGRVYGLGPKTCLLADSVKANCASSSAPNPPNIPTQQVFETPEFQQFLDRALEQRMENMQADMQAGIWEDMREEVKVAARAVVREMLGLTQLPPNGFGSSPNIS
- the LOC104112643 gene encoding heat stress transcription factor A-7a-like, yielding MLCFIFMHDQFFHLLPYSLKRFQRKTISYCTNQKMENNNQENAENGAAIGSEGRRGGGVGGRRRLTALRGVSPPPFLLKTFEMLEDPETDPFIHWTSNKTTFLITDTNKFAIEVLPKYFKHSNLSSFIYQLNNYGFRKVCSYKSEYANPWFRAGKKHWLKNIKSRIQLSKATKPQQGSHSPCVDPMKDNLEEELEKLRNDNISLKIELQKLKDRQENMRALFPTLKGCRKDTEISNILKLFLEKSKVRGDSSSNDTRKRPQTVESPDRVANFVQDGIGQTSNSAGGSVSSNEQQKEEATAKNDKNREFWEKLLEDDSESQNEGAESEQALNRSKARAEIEEMVESKIAMEGEALIAKAAAGLDEEMETYLQLWT
- the LOC104112644 gene encoding G-type lectin S-receptor-like serine/threonine-protein kinase SD2-5: MALASLNHVLKLLIIVLLKNLTSAQFPDYYTAKIPTTWINNNVSVVNVTKPLTYPYYSFNQSFGPFMRILMLKEIEKDMAYACGFSSNGEDDSFVFSIGIVRLRQDSVGIRRWSDLELVWFAKRNHPIRENGTLQLLQDGDLVLKDVDGTLVWSTSTANKFVSGIKMMETGNLVLHDMHNQTVWQSFDHPTDTLLPGQKLRAGQRLVARVSSSNWTEGNFFLSVTNQGLFAFHISNKPQMYFKFLVTGERDSFNESYVKAVNGTLALYISSTEPNEPNAVFSRPSRMKFLRYDYDGHLRSYAEGSDQQTDILADFIGVCDYPTACGSLELCSNGFCSCPGPFKQSNDRQSNGCVEVSPVECNGRRSHKMMRVLDVYYFNYVDIEAAALRGTDVESCQALCMRNCSCKVVLFHYFTNFSRGDCFLPSPVLTLINDAKKRSGYESSAFIKIPNDTEKDTDSLAARRIGIIAGSTGGAFLLIAICVSILIAFKRKQTLQENNDDYSDEISGTLRFSYEQLKVATGNFQQKLGQGGFGSVYEGVLQDGQKVAVKVLDGFGQGKREFSAEVQTIGSIHHVNLVRLIGVCAEKEHKLLVYDFMSNGSLDKWIFDTGSTQFTFNWQIRKSIIHDIAKGLAYLHEECRQRIVHLDVKPQNILLDDKFCAKVSDFGLAKLVDKDQSRIVTRIRGTPGYLAPEWFSAFITEKADVYSFGVVAMEILCGRKNVDYSHSLEHPHLLSLFMEKAENNLLIDMIGNYNDDLQCNTSEVVRMMKLAVWCLQSDFTLRPSMSMVVKVIEGTMDIETQLDYSVPNSRTIAAIKRVADTTTTLFPSILSGPR